One genomic window of Coffea eugenioides isolate CCC68of chromosome 1, Ceug_1.0, whole genome shotgun sequence includes the following:
- the LOC113769235 gene encoding uncharacterized protein LOC113769235: protein MAALLHGEAPPFVRPAKTFASVLSESPSSASSGVGLLSTYKGEPSLVISRQDMLQIAAPYSNALVGRFAVGRPSMELIRKFIVSLGLRGECPIGLLDSKHILLRPSEEEDYTRLWCRRFWYVGKFHMSLSKWTIDFKPGAESSIAPVWVNFPGLPLPFFEKQFLLKLGTLLGRPLKVDEATASLKRPSVARILLEVDVLQPPKSRIWIGDDQWGFWQKIEYEDYPSYCGFCSLIGHTEAICRRKHPELRPVRSGPSFKTHVRQVFQPKGVSVVDDSLPVAGSGVVEVPGIQAPDAPVAPEATADLPPQSANPSQGNFPQATVLVHVPVLSNTSLGADEDTHNLLALGRHVSSSPFQELSDDILISDGDNRGLLIATVSEGPNHERHSSSLSPMRNHDRVRLVRSSSEGRSGGRGISLVEFKSFQDRLPSRIKASKLCYDPVGGCLDDTDSQLLQKLIQGHKGRPRQSRKREEAADQLVHVYLSFPSGSSFIISAVYAKCNRIGRRRLWEALEHFSMSVTLPWIAVGDYNVITCAEERIGGSSPNMRDLEEFNSALHRSGLFPVQFDGSAYTWANGRMWQRLDRAVVNAAWLADVEMTRVAHLQRGRSDHCPLLVKGGSTSTRRSSFRFLNVWRGHSSFQQTVKLAWSQSVSGVGMQKFFNKLQVVKRALSRWNVEVFGNVSQRVKQAADNLLAKEILYDQNRDTVSRTAVHEARALHSRELALECEFWRQKAAIKWIKEGDANTSFFHAAVKQKRSCNFIARIRGSGDSWFDSIEDIKLSASDFFSTLFTADRAAGSCIRPSLELPKLTTEENDCC from the exons ATGGCGGCTCTCCTGCATGGGGAGGCGCCGCCTTTCGTTCGACCAGCGAAGACGTTTGCATCTGTTCTTTCGGAATCTCCGTCATCCGCATCAAGTGGTGTTGGCCTTCTTAGTACATACAAGGGGGAGCCTTCGTTGGTGATTTCTCGTCAAGATATGTTGCAGATAGCAGCGCCCTACTCAAATGCGTTGGTCGGCAGATTTGCCGTAGGCCGCCCTTCCATGGAACTTATTCGCAAGTTTATTGTTTCGTTGGGGTTGAGGGGCGAGTGCCCAATAGGTTTGTTAGATTCCAAGCACATTCTTTTACGTCCATCAGAGGAGGAAGATTACACCAGGCTTTGGTGTCGTCGGTTTTGGTATGTTGGCAAGTTTCATATGTCTCTGTCGAAATGGACAATTGATTTTAAACCAGGAGCCGAGTCATCCATTGCACCAGTTTGGGTCAATTTTCCGGGTCTTCCACTGCCGTTTTTTGAAAAGCAATTTCTGCTTAAACTTGGTACCCTACTTGGCCGACCTTTGAAAGTGGATGAAGCTACGGCTTCATTGAAACGCCCTTCTGTTGCCCGTATTTTGTTGGAGGTTGATGTATTGCAACCTCCCAAATCTAGGATTTGGATCGGAGATGATCAGTGGggtttttggcaaaaaattgaataTGAAGATTATCCTTCTTATTGTGGGTTTTGCTCGTTGATTGGCCATACAGAAGCCATCTGTCGTCGCAAACATCCGGAATTGAGGCCGGTTCGTTCTGGTCCATCATTTAAAACGCACGTCAGACAAGTTTTTCAACCAAAGGGGGTATCTgttgttgatgactctctgcctgTTGCGGGTTCTGGGGTAGTGGAAGTTCCGGGGATACAAGCGCCAGATGCACCGGTGGCACCGGAGGCTACTGCTGACTTGCCACCTCAGTCTGCTAATCCTAGTCAGGGAAATTTTCCTCAAGCTACTGTACTTGTTCATGTTCCTGTTCTTTCAAATACGTCTCTGGGGGCTGATGAAGATACGCATAATTTGCTTGCCTTAGGTCGCCATGTTTCTTCTTCCCCGTTTCAGGAGTTATCAGATGATATCCTCATTTCTGACGGGGATAATCGTGGGCTGCTAATTGCAACTGTGTCTGAAGGGCCGAACCATGAACGGCATTCCTCTTCGCTCTCTCCTATGCGGAATCACGATCGTGTTCGTCTGGTGCGGTCTAGTTCTGAAGGGCGGTCAGGGGGGCGAGGGATTTCTTTGGTGGAGTTCAAAAGTTTTCAGGATCGCTTACCCAGCAGAATCAAAGCATCTAAGCTTTGTTATGATCCGGTTGGAGGGTGTCTGGATGATACGGATTCTCAATTACTGCAAAAGTTGATTCAAGGACACAAGGGTCGTCCTAGGCAGTCCAGGAAACGAGAAG AAGCTGCGGATCAATTGGTCCATGTCTATTTGTCTTTCCCTTCTGGCTCTTCTTTTATTATTTCAGCTGTCTACGCGAAGTGTAACAGAATTGGTAGGAGAAGGCTATGGGAGGCTTTGGAGCATTTTTCCATGTCCGTTACTCTACCGTGGATTGCTGTAGGAGACTACAACGTTATTACTTGCGCGgaggaaaggattggaggatctTCTCCGAATATGCGAGATTTGGAAGAATTCAACTCAGCTTTACATCGCAGTGGCTTATTTCCAGTTCAATTCGATGGGTCTGCTTACACATGGGCCAATGGTCGCATGTGGCAGCGGCTGGATCGAGCGGTCGTTAATGCCGCCTGGCTCGCAGATGTTGAGATGACTAGAGTAGCTCATCTTCAACGGGGGCGGTCTGATCATTGTCCGTTGCTAGTCAAGGGGGGTAGTACATCGACAAGGCGATCATCATTCCGGTTCCTCAATGTCTGGCGCGGTCACTCCAGTTTTCAACAAACAGTCAAGTTGGCGTGGTCTCAGTCTGTTTCTGGAGTGGGAATGCAGAAATTCTTTAATAAGTTACAGGTGGTTAAAAGAGCTTTATCTCGATGGAATGTGGAGGTTTTCGGGAATGTCTCTCAAAGGGTCAAACAGGCAGCGGACAATTTATTGGCCAAGGAAATTTTGTATGATCAGAATCGGGATACGGTGTCTAGGACGGCAGTTCACGAGGCTAGGGCACTTCATTCTCGGGAGCTAGCATTGGAATGTGAATTTTGGAGACAAAAGGCTGCGATTAAATGGATCAAAGAGGGTGACGCTAATACCTCTTTTTTCCATGCAGCAGTTAAGCAAAAACGCAGTTGTAATTTTATTGCACGCATCAGGGGAAGTGGCGACAGTTGGTTTGATAGTATAGAGGATATTAAGCTGTCAGCAAGTGATTTTTTCTCCACGTTGTTCACAGCAGACCGCGCTGCAGGTTCTTGCATCAGGCCGTCACTTGAGCTGCCTAAACTTACGACAGAAGAGAACGATTGTTGCTGA